The following proteins are encoded in a genomic region of Drosophila miranda strain MSH22 chromosome 4, D.miranda_PacBio2.1, whole genome shotgun sequence:
- the LOC108161795 gene encoding uncharacterized protein LOC108161795 isoform X2, translating to MTSLTEQDYDSATPALQQQMNLARRACWSSRREGPLNGAIEIRDETTARHRQRPRHRHGIELVDTTNNEQPPMRTTCSTLNQRRRRMPHCSGGGGGLLDRRMLVLCAIFCLLAGTALARPNTSASVGVASAGDGDAVTQVNLAETAATAGGEDATAPPVKEPRAESLEEPTVLEMKADEEDGGGGEHQKIERYPLSQVDFGHVKTPFIIGVWILSASIAKIGFHMTPKLHLIFPESCLLIVVGVVIGVVLYFCTDVAVSPLTPNTFFFYMLPPIILDAGYFMPNRLFFDNLGTILLMAVVGTIFNIATIGGALYACGLTGIYGESQTPGLMDIFLFTSLISAVDPVAVLAVFEEIHVNEILYIVVFGESLLNDAVTVVMYHMMEGYTTIGLDNVIPQDIFSGCGSFFIVALGGTAIGVIWGFLTGLVTRFTDHVRVIEPIFIFVMAYLAYLNAEIFHMSGILAITFCGITMKNYVESNISQKSHTTVKYALKMLSSSAETIIFMFLGVATVNNMHVWNTWFVVLTITFCSVFRVLGVILLTAIANRFRLHKLSRVDQFVMSYGGLRGAVAFALVLLVDENVVKQKNMFVTTTIAVIYFTVFLQGITIKPLVSILNVKRANKRKPTMNERIHERFMDHLMAGIEDIVGKTGNYNVRDKFKRFDNRFIRPLIIRDLKGAEPKIIETYSKLTMRDAMEVMRRNPSTIGQMTGTESMSALFRNYTNNYIGVRWAPPTIYTTCPSLTNLDNTCRNLDMAELDYNPSKKDLTDARIHHLLAEELKPYRRHRRLSYSRHAVDDRDLSTQVNYKMQMNFRRMFNDRKHHKRSKRGANNKEPKENVKQNHVSFHDFQQNGTTKQLSNDYINNVLNETAEESQQNPNEINVVGASDDWDDGLTFTAKSSPDSDRANNNSLIAHIQNLPGFDASKARIVVQHYAPKADDPDSELDSPDPVGPTAAELILPWRRDRSYQSIVAEHPIPEEDRNLSRESDGERRVATPTATESQLPWKRGGEECTDAVQQNEFPAWASNKEYLAYNSPSATFLGGINKPKQPKSVIGLFRRESSSSKGGSIGIGSTGAVDATASGDPMVVPSSTMMCPPGAALSTAPSTSMHNPRLDKRSQSISSGSLGGGASGGMVPHHQLGPDGHSGPFPVTASHRRNVRRGSMLELTGLIVTGRRPSRILHISPGAATLLESAKITATPSPPPPCTSTRPSTSTTTTTTVPTTPSTTTTITTSTSKNKNNTSNNPTESTTGSASSSTPTSTTSESSATYYYPKDTIPEESTYQHGHSKSLCEPADTDDWEGAPLTAANGANSERLMHSGREPLLPRLGATPRTQIRRMNAGAVGGSAVGVPGRKNQVTTALLDYEDTDSDSDEEEEDDDEDEDFDLYDDENIVVTTFTTPATPRHHEVGRRLGSSPDSGSEPTTKTTTTSIRLTRNNDESII from the exons ATGACCAGCCTTACGGAACAGGACTATGACAGTGCCACGCCGGCACTGCAACAGCAAATGAATCTGGCCAGACGTgcctgctggagcagcagaagGGAAGGTCCCTTGAATGGTGCTATAGAGATTAGAGATGAAACCACAGCCAGACACAGGCAGAGGCCCAGGCACAGGCACGGGATAGAATTAGTTGATACAACAAATAATGAACAACCACCGATGAGAACTACCTGCAGCACATTAAATCAGAGGAGGCGACGGATGCCACACTgcagtggtggtggtggcggccTTTTGGACCGAAGGATGCTTGTCCTTTGCGCCATCTTCTGTCTGCTGGCGGGCACCGCTCTGGCACGCCCCAACACCAGTGCCAGTGTGGGCGTGGCCTCTGCAGGCGATGGAGACGCTGTCACCCAAGTAAAT CTGGCAGAgacagcagcgacagcaggAGGCGAAGATGCCACAGCGCCGCCTGTGAAAGAACCACGGGCGGAATCCCTGGAGGAGCCGACTGTCTTGGAGATGAAAGCAGACGAAGAAGATGGTGGAGGTGGAGAACATCAGAAGATAGAGCGGTATCCGCTCTCCCAGGTGGACTTTGGTCATGTCAAGACACCGTTCATcattggagtgtggatactgTCGGCTAGTATAGCCAAAATCG GTTTCCATATGACGCCCAAACTGCATCTAATATTTCCGGAATCATGTCTACTGATTGTCGTGGGCGTGGTCATCGGAGTAGTCCTGTATTTCTGCACCGATGTGGCCGTCTCTCCATTGACCCCCAACACGTTCTTCTTCTATATGCTGCCACCGATTATCCTGGATGCGGGGTACTTTATGCCCAATCGATTGTTCTTCGACAACCTCGGAACCATTCTGCTGATGGCCGTTGTCGGAACCATCTTCAATATAGCCACAATCG GCGGTGCACTGTATGCCTGCGGATTGACCGGCATCTACGGGGAGAGCCAGACGCCCGGACTGATGGATATCTTCCTGTTTACCTCGCTGATATCCGCCGTGGATCCGGTGGCTGTGCTGGCCGTATTCGAGGAGATACACGTCAATGAGATCCTGTACATTGTTGTCTTTGGCGAGTCCCTGCTGAACGATGCCGTTACG GTTGTCATGTACCACATGATGGAGGGTTACACGACCATTGGCTTGGACAATGTGATACCCCAGGATATATTTAGTGGTTGCGGTTCCTTCTTCATTGTGGCCCTGGGTGGCACAGCCATTGGCGTCATTTGGGGCTTCCTGACGGGTCTGGTGACACGTTTCACCGATCATGTGCGTGTAATTGAACCCATATTCATCTTTGTGATGGCCTATCTGGCATATCTGAATGCGGAAATCTTTCATATGAGTGGCATATTGGC GATTACCTTCTGTGGGATTACAATGAAGAACTACGTAGAGTCGAATATATCCCAAAAGTCGCACACAACCGTGAAATATGCTTTAAAGATGTTATCCAGCTCGGCGGAGACCATTATCTTTATGTTCCTAGGCGTAGCCACGGTCAACAATATGCATGTATGGAATACATGGTTTGTGGTCCTAACCATTACCTTCTGCTCTGTCTTTCGGGTGTTAG GTGTCATCCTTCTGACTGCCATTGCCAATCGCTTCCGTCTGCACAAGCTGTCGCGTGTGGACCAGTTCGTGATGTCGTATGGCGGCCTGCGTGGCGCTGTGGCCTTTGCCCTGGTACTACTGGTCGATGAGAACGTGGTCAAGCAGAAGAACATGTTTGTGACCACCACCATAGCTGTGATCTACTTTACCGTCTTCCTGCAAGGCATCACCATCAAGCCGCTGGTCAGCATACTGAATGTGAAGCGTGCAAATAAGCGTAAACCCACCATGAATGAGCGTATACACGAGAGG TTTATGGATCATTTGATGGCAGGCATTGAGGATATTGTGGGCAAGACGGGCAACTATAATGTGCGTGATAAATTCAAGCGTTTCGACAATCGCTTTATACGCCCACTGATTATAAGGGATCTGAAG GGAGCCGAACCGAAGATCATTGAGACGTACTCGAAGCTAACGATGCGCGATGCCATGGAGGTGATGCGACGAAATCCCTCCACAATTGGCCAAATGACTGGCACCGAGTCGATGAGCGCTTTGTTTAGGAACTATACCAATAACTATATTGGTGTCAGGTGGGCACCGCCAACCATATATACCACATG TCCCAGTCTAACAAATCTAGACAATACATGTCGCAACCTGGACATGGCTGAGCTGGACTATAATCCATCCAAGAAGGATCTGACTGATGCCAGGATCCATCATCTGTTGGCCGAAGAGCTGAAGCCTTATAGAAGG CACCGTCGTCTTAGTTATAGCCGACACGCAGTAGATGACAGAGATTTGTCCACACAG GTCAATTACAAAATGCAAATGAATTTCCGAAGGATGTTCAATGATCGCAAACATCACAAGCGCAGCAAACGTGGTGCTAACAATAAG GAGCCCAAGGAGAATGTGAAGCAGAATCATGTGTCGTTCCATGATTTCCAACAGAACGGCACCACCAAGCAGCTCTCCAATG ACTATATTAACAATGTGCTTAATGAAACAGCCGAGGAGAGCCAACAGAATCCGAACGAGATCAATGTTGTTGGCGCCAGCGACGATTGGGATGACGGCCTGACCTTCACAGCCAAATCATCAC CTGACTCGGATCGCGCGAATAACAATTCCCTGATAGCACATATACAAAACCTGCCCGGTTTTGATGCCTCCAAGGCGCGCATCGTCGTACAGCATTATGCCCCGAAGGCCGATGATCCCGACTCCGAGTTAGACTCGCCGGATCCAGTTGGACCCACAGCGGCTGAATTGATATTGCCCTGGCGACGGGATCGTTCATACCAGAGCATTG TGGCCGAACATCCCATACCCGAGGAGGATCGGAATCTGTCCCGCGAATCGGATGGAGAACGACGCGTGGCCACGCCCACGGCCACCGAATCGCAGCTGCCGTGGAAGCGCGGCGGGGAAGAATGCACGGATGCAGTGCAGCAGAACGAGTTTCCCGCCTGGGCCTCGAACAAGGAGTACTTGGCCTACAATTCTCCAAGCGCAACATTCCTAG GTGGTATAAACAAGCCTAAACAGCCCAAGTCCGTCATAGGTCTCTTTCGGCGTGAGAGTTCCAGTTCCAAGGGCGGCAGCATTGGCATCGGCAGCACCGGTGCCGTGGACGCCACTGCCAGCGGTGATCCCATGGTTGTGCCTTCGTCTACTATGATGTGTCCCCCAGGTGCGGCCCTAAGCACAGCCCCCTCCACGTCCATGCACAACCCGCGCCTGGACAAGCGCTCCCAGTCGATATCGTCGGGTTCACTGGGCGGCGGCGCGAGCGGTGGCATGGTCCCCCACCACCAACTGGGTCCGGATGGACACTCCGGCCCGTTTCCAGTCACCGCCAGCCATCGGCGAAATGTCCGTCGCGGCTCCATGCTGGAGCTCACCGG ACTAATTGTAACTGGACGCAGACCCAGTAGAATTTTGCATATTAGTCCGGGAGCCGCTACTTTACTAGAATCAGCCAAGATCACAGCAACTCCTTCTCCTCCACCTCCTTGTACTTCTACTCGACCTTCTacttcaacaacaacaacaacaacagttcCAACAAcaccatcaacaacaacaacaataacaacatccacctccaagaacaagaacaacacCTCCAACAATCCAACAGAAAGCACAACAGGGAGCGCGTCAAGCTCCACGCCCACCTCCACCACATCAGAGAGTAGCGCCACATACTACTATCCCAA AGACACAATACCCGAGGAATCAACGTACCAACACGGACACTCCAAGTCCCTCTGCGAGCCTGCGGACACCGACGACTGGGAGGGTGCTCCTCTGACAGCCGCCAACGGAGCCAACAGCGAGCGCCTCATGCACAGTGGTCGGGAGCCTCTTCTGCCGCGCCTTGGGGCAACGCCACGCACCCAGATCCGACGTATGAACGCGGGAGCGGTAGGTGGCTCGGCAGTGGGTGTGCCTGGTAGAAAGAACCAGGTgaccacagccttgctggactATGAGGACACCGACTCGGACTctgatgaggaggaggaggatgacgATGAGGACGAGGATTTTGATTTGTATGACGACGAGAATATTGTGGTCACCACCTTTACAACGCCCGCCACGCCACGGCACCACGAGGTGGGTCGACGACTAGGATCGAGTCCTGACTCCGGTTCAGAGCCCACCA
- the LOC108161795 gene encoding sodium/hydrogen exchanger 3 isoform X12 — MTSLTEQDYDSATPALQQQMNLARRACWSSRREGPLNGAIEIRDETTARHRQRPRHRHGIELVDTTNNEQPPMRTTCSTLNQRRRRMPHCSGGGGGLLDRRMLVLCAIFCLLAGTALARPNTSASVGVASAGDGDAVTQVNLAETAATAGGEDATAPPVKEPRAESLEEPTVLEMKADEEDGGGGEHQKIERYPLSQVDFGHVKTPFIIGVWILSASIAKIGFHMTPKLHLIFPESCLLIVVGVVIGVVLYFCTDVAVSPLTPNTFFFYMLPPIILDAGYFMPNRLFFDNLGTILLMAVVGTIFNIATIGGALYACGLTGIYGESQTPGLMDIFLFTSLISAVDPVAVLAVFEEIHVNEILYIVVFGESLLNDAVTVVMYHMMEGYTTIGLDNVIPQDIFSGCGSFFIVALGGTAIGVIWGFLTGLVTRFTDHVRVIEPIFIFVMAYLAYLNAEIFHMSGILAITFCGITMKNYVESNISQKSHTTVKYALKMLSSSAETIIFMFLGVATVNNMHVWNTWFVVLTITFCSVFRVLGVILLTAIANRFRLHKLSRVDQFVMSYGGLRGAVAFALVLLVDENVVKQKNMFVTTTIAVIYFTVFLQGITIKPLVSILNVKRANKRKPTMNERIHERFMDHLMAGIEDIVGKTGNYNVRDKFKRFDNRFIRPLIIRDLKGAEPKIIETYSKLTMRDAMEVMRRNPSTIGQMTGTESMSALFRNYTNNYIGVSPSLTNLDNTCRNLDMAELDYNPSKKDLTDARIHHLLAEELKPYRRHRRLSYSRHAVDDRDLSTQVNYKMQMNFRRMFNDRKHHKRSKRGANNKEPKENVKQNHVSFHDFQQNGTTKQLSNAEESQQNPNEINVVGASDDWDDGLTFTAKSSPDSDRANNNSLIAHIQNLPGFDASKARIVVQHYAPKADDPDSELDSPDPVGPTAAELILPWRRDRSYQSIVAEHPIPEEDRNLSRESDGERRVATPTATESQLPWKRGGEECTDAVQQNEFPAWASNKEYLAYNSPSATFLGGINKPKQPKSVIGLFRRESSSSKGGSIGIGSTGAVDATASGDPMVVPSSTMMCPPGAALSTAPSTSMHNPRLDKRSQSISSGSLGGGASGGMVPHHQLGPDGHSGPFPVTASHRRNVRRGSMLELTGDTIPEESTYQHGHSKSLCEPADTDDWEGAPLTAANGANSERLMHSGREPLLPRLGATPRTQIRRMNAGAVGGSAVGVPGRKNQVTTALLDYEDTDSDSDEEEEDDDEDEDFDLYDDENIVVTTFTTPATPRHHEVGRRLGSSPDSGSEPTTKTTTTSIRLTRNNDESII, encoded by the exons ATGACCAGCCTTACGGAACAGGACTATGACAGTGCCACGCCGGCACTGCAACAGCAAATGAATCTGGCCAGACGTgcctgctggagcagcagaagGGAAGGTCCCTTGAATGGTGCTATAGAGATTAGAGATGAAACCACAGCCAGACACAGGCAGAGGCCCAGGCACAGGCACGGGATAGAATTAGTTGATACAACAAATAATGAACAACCACCGATGAGAACTACCTGCAGCACATTAAATCAGAGGAGGCGACGGATGCCACACTgcagtggtggtggtggcggccTTTTGGACCGAAGGATGCTTGTCCTTTGCGCCATCTTCTGTCTGCTGGCGGGCACCGCTCTGGCACGCCCCAACACCAGTGCCAGTGTGGGCGTGGCCTCTGCAGGCGATGGAGACGCTGTCACCCAAGTAAAT CTGGCAGAgacagcagcgacagcaggAGGCGAAGATGCCACAGCGCCGCCTGTGAAAGAACCACGGGCGGAATCCCTGGAGGAGCCGACTGTCTTGGAGATGAAAGCAGACGAAGAAGATGGTGGAGGTGGAGAACATCAGAAGATAGAGCGGTATCCGCTCTCCCAGGTGGACTTTGGTCATGTCAAGACACCGTTCATcattggagtgtggatactgTCGGCTAGTATAGCCAAAATCG GTTTCCATATGACGCCCAAACTGCATCTAATATTTCCGGAATCATGTCTACTGATTGTCGTGGGCGTGGTCATCGGAGTAGTCCTGTATTTCTGCACCGATGTGGCCGTCTCTCCATTGACCCCCAACACGTTCTTCTTCTATATGCTGCCACCGATTATCCTGGATGCGGGGTACTTTATGCCCAATCGATTGTTCTTCGACAACCTCGGAACCATTCTGCTGATGGCCGTTGTCGGAACCATCTTCAATATAGCCACAATCG GCGGTGCACTGTATGCCTGCGGATTGACCGGCATCTACGGGGAGAGCCAGACGCCCGGACTGATGGATATCTTCCTGTTTACCTCGCTGATATCCGCCGTGGATCCGGTGGCTGTGCTGGCCGTATTCGAGGAGATACACGTCAATGAGATCCTGTACATTGTTGTCTTTGGCGAGTCCCTGCTGAACGATGCCGTTACG GTTGTCATGTACCACATGATGGAGGGTTACACGACCATTGGCTTGGACAATGTGATACCCCAGGATATATTTAGTGGTTGCGGTTCCTTCTTCATTGTGGCCCTGGGTGGCACAGCCATTGGCGTCATTTGGGGCTTCCTGACGGGTCTGGTGACACGTTTCACCGATCATGTGCGTGTAATTGAACCCATATTCATCTTTGTGATGGCCTATCTGGCATATCTGAATGCGGAAATCTTTCATATGAGTGGCATATTGGC GATTACCTTCTGTGGGATTACAATGAAGAACTACGTAGAGTCGAATATATCCCAAAAGTCGCACACAACCGTGAAATATGCTTTAAAGATGTTATCCAGCTCGGCGGAGACCATTATCTTTATGTTCCTAGGCGTAGCCACGGTCAACAATATGCATGTATGGAATACATGGTTTGTGGTCCTAACCATTACCTTCTGCTCTGTCTTTCGGGTGTTAG GTGTCATCCTTCTGACTGCCATTGCCAATCGCTTCCGTCTGCACAAGCTGTCGCGTGTGGACCAGTTCGTGATGTCGTATGGCGGCCTGCGTGGCGCTGTGGCCTTTGCCCTGGTACTACTGGTCGATGAGAACGTGGTCAAGCAGAAGAACATGTTTGTGACCACCACCATAGCTGTGATCTACTTTACCGTCTTCCTGCAAGGCATCACCATCAAGCCGCTGGTCAGCATACTGAATGTGAAGCGTGCAAATAAGCGTAAACCCACCATGAATGAGCGTATACACGAGAGG TTTATGGATCATTTGATGGCAGGCATTGAGGATATTGTGGGCAAGACGGGCAACTATAATGTGCGTGATAAATTCAAGCGTTTCGACAATCGCTTTATACGCCCACTGATTATAAGGGATCTGAAG GGAGCCGAACCGAAGATCATTGAGACGTACTCGAAGCTAACGATGCGCGATGCCATGGAGGTGATGCGACGAAATCCCTCCACAATTGGCCAAATGACTGGCACCGAGTCGATGAGCGCTTTGTTTAGGAACTATACCAATAACTATATTGGTGTCAG TCCCAGTCTAACAAATCTAGACAATACATGTCGCAACCTGGACATGGCTGAGCTGGACTATAATCCATCCAAGAAGGATCTGACTGATGCCAGGATCCATCATCTGTTGGCCGAAGAGCTGAAGCCTTATAGAAGG CACCGTCGTCTTAGTTATAGCCGACACGCAGTAGATGACAGAGATTTGTCCACACAG GTCAATTACAAAATGCAAATGAATTTCCGAAGGATGTTCAATGATCGCAAACATCACAAGCGCAGCAAACGTGGTGCTAACAATAAG GAGCCCAAGGAGAATGTGAAGCAGAATCATGTGTCGTTCCATGATTTCCAACAGAACGGCACCACCAAGCAGCTCTCCAATG CCGAGGAGAGCCAACAGAATCCGAACGAGATCAATGTTGTTGGCGCCAGCGACGATTGGGATGACGGCCTGACCTTCACAGCCAAATCATCAC CTGACTCGGATCGCGCGAATAACAATTCCCTGATAGCACATATACAAAACCTGCCCGGTTTTGATGCCTCCAAGGCGCGCATCGTCGTACAGCATTATGCCCCGAAGGCCGATGATCCCGACTCCGAGTTAGACTCGCCGGATCCAGTTGGACCCACAGCGGCTGAATTGATATTGCCCTGGCGACGGGATCGTTCATACCAGAGCATTG TGGCCGAACATCCCATACCCGAGGAGGATCGGAATCTGTCCCGCGAATCGGATGGAGAACGACGCGTGGCCACGCCCACGGCCACCGAATCGCAGCTGCCGTGGAAGCGCGGCGGGGAAGAATGCACGGATGCAGTGCAGCAGAACGAGTTTCCCGCCTGGGCCTCGAACAAGGAGTACTTGGCCTACAATTCTCCAAGCGCAACATTCCTAG GTGGTATAAACAAGCCTAAACAGCCCAAGTCCGTCATAGGTCTCTTTCGGCGTGAGAGTTCCAGTTCCAAGGGCGGCAGCATTGGCATCGGCAGCACCGGTGCCGTGGACGCCACTGCCAGCGGTGATCCCATGGTTGTGCCTTCGTCTACTATGATGTGTCCCCCAGGTGCGGCCCTAAGCACAGCCCCCTCCACGTCCATGCACAACCCGCGCCTGGACAAGCGCTCCCAGTCGATATCGTCGGGTTCACTGGGCGGCGGCGCGAGCGGTGGCATGGTCCCCCACCACCAACTGGGTCCGGATGGACACTCCGGCCCGTTTCCAGTCACCGCCAGCCATCGGCGAAATGTCCGTCGCGGCTCCATGCTGGAGCTCACCGG AGACACAATACCCGAGGAATCAACGTACCAACACGGACACTCCAAGTCCCTCTGCGAGCCTGCGGACACCGACGACTGGGAGGGTGCTCCTCTGACAGCCGCCAACGGAGCCAACAGCGAGCGCCTCATGCACAGTGGTCGGGAGCCTCTTCTGCCGCGCCTTGGGGCAACGCCACGCACCCAGATCCGACGTATGAACGCGGGAGCGGTAGGTGGCTCGGCAGTGGGTGTGCCTGGTAGAAAGAACCAGGTgaccacagccttgctggactATGAGGACACCGACTCGGACTctgatgaggaggaggaggatgacgATGAGGACGAGGATTTTGATTTGTATGACGACGAGAATATTGTGGTCACCACCTTTACAACGCCCGCCACGCCACGGCACCACGAGGTGGGTCGACGACTAGGATCGAGTCCTGACTCCGGTTCAGAGCCCACCA